The following are encoded in a window of Mycolicibacterium tusciae JS617 genomic DNA:
- a CDS encoding PE domain-containing protein, with protein MSVPIIGVEPALVGMLSAAESAGAATMAAGTSGAAPVMTTVLPPGSDAASMAVAAALNARGAAAVAALTQLTMTRAMFAGNVGVNGTSYAAMDVLQQTALAI; from the coding sequence ATGTCCGTTCCTATCATTGGTGTCGAGCCGGCACTGGTCGGCATGCTGTCGGCCGCCGAGAGCGCCGGCGCGGCGACCATGGCAGCTGGCACCTCCGGGGCTGCCCCGGTGATGACGACCGTGCTGCCCCCGGGTAGCGATGCGGCGTCGATGGCGGTCGCGGCAGCGCTCAACGCGCGCGGCGCAGCCGCGGTGGCGGCGTTGACGCAGCTGACGATGACACGGGCCATGTTCGCCGGCAATGTCGGTGTGAACGGCACCAGCTACGCCGCCATGGACGTGCTGCAGCAGACCGCTTTGGCGATCTAG
- a CDS encoding WXG100 family type VII secretion target: MAQQVVGAAQIQSTADQLDDLKMRALDVLSRYQQHSNDLQASGGLDGQAGVANVATAEEISQAQREMNTRWESLIAALRNSAPDFTNIDSQSAQQIQSVSGGLRFT; the protein is encoded by the coding sequence ATGGCACAGCAAGTTGTTGGTGCGGCGCAGATCCAGTCCACCGCCGACCAGCTCGACGACCTCAAGATGCGGGCGCTCGACGTGCTCAGCCGCTACCAGCAGCATTCGAACGACCTGCAGGCATCCGGTGGCCTCGACGGGCAGGCCGGTGTCGCCAACGTGGCCACCGCAGAGGAGATCTCGCAGGCGCAGCGCGAGATGAACACGCGGTGGGAGTCGCTGATCGCGGCGCTGCGCAACAGCGCCCCGGACTTCACCAACATCGACAGCCAGAGCGCGCAGCAGATCCAGTCGGTCTCCGGCGGCCTGCGCTTCACCTGA
- a CDS encoding PPE domain-containing protein, producing MVSVDPSGLVSAAQRITSALSELSAANPEHPPLAADPASVGAAGRLTTAGTTLAGVLMEQAAGLAVTAEQLANVAAGFVAKDAANATKISSLNTGSEGASVSGWAPPSPPVPPDARPILAAPPAAPAEIISNAVHSGDSASGETFISGWRQVASSARDASSAVRLVADNLPDSWDSPVATDVVRGHLIKYADAFETSGQRADTVAEQANRHAQEVTQARSDIPSPKAFQAMNHQLQTLAQANADTGGMYAVPLANAVAQKTQMEEQTTQGFGGYYASTEATTAGEIDLDGDGIPDISADEAAAAAGEGTGLPGEAKPGEPGSSDMAGQLSSMLPSMIPTVLGAAGGLMGGAMSSVMKAPEALIQAGTQAMGAATQSLSGLMQPELDDIGTEDLGLDDAPLDDMSGFGGGGGGGGMTSPASGGAPSTPPVMPSTGPNPTPPTLPTGGSLPPPVSPTMGPGGSMPMGGMPMGGMPMGGAGQGGAADDRNGKPKQVVGKDRPHTESVTGKVTADRIAVSSTAPDRKDDDPPSNDDSPQRGSAPVIRRITTVAPKDGP from the coding sequence ATGGTTTCTGTTGACCCGAGCGGACTGGTCTCGGCAGCGCAACGGATCACTTCCGCGCTGTCGGAGCTGTCGGCAGCCAACCCCGAGCATCCTCCGCTGGCCGCTGATCCGGCCTCGGTGGGCGCCGCCGGCCGGTTGACGACCGCGGGCACCACCTTGGCCGGCGTCTTGATGGAACAGGCGGCGGGCCTGGCCGTCACCGCCGAGCAGTTGGCCAACGTGGCAGCAGGGTTTGTCGCCAAGGACGCCGCCAACGCGACCAAGATCTCCAGCCTCAACACCGGCAGTGAGGGCGCCTCGGTATCGGGATGGGCACCCCCTTCACCCCCGGTCCCTCCCGACGCGCGTCCGATCCTTGCCGCGCCGCCCGCGGCGCCCGCCGAGATCATCTCCAACGCGGTGCACTCCGGGGACTCCGCCAGCGGCGAGACGTTCATCTCCGGATGGCGCCAGGTGGCCAGCTCTGCGCGCGACGCATCATCGGCGGTGCGTCTGGTGGCTGACAATCTGCCCGACAGTTGGGACAGTCCCGTGGCCACCGACGTGGTACGCGGCCACTTGATCAAGTACGCCGATGCGTTCGAAACCTCCGGTCAGCGCGCCGATACGGTCGCCGAACAAGCCAATCGCCACGCCCAAGAAGTCACCCAGGCGCGCAGCGACATCCCGAGCCCGAAGGCCTTCCAGGCGATGAACCATCAGTTGCAGACGCTCGCGCAGGCCAACGCGGACACCGGCGGCATGTATGCCGTCCCGCTAGCCAACGCGGTGGCGCAGAAAACTCAGATGGAGGAACAAACCACGCAAGGCTTCGGCGGCTACTACGCCAGCACGGAGGCCACGACGGCCGGCGAGATCGATCTTGACGGTGATGGGATCCCCGATATCTCCGCCGACGAGGCCGCGGCCGCTGCCGGGGAGGGAACGGGTCTGCCTGGCGAAGCGAAGCCCGGCGAGCCGGGCTCGTCGGATATGGCCGGTCAGCTGTCCTCGATGCTTCCCAGCATGATTCCCACGGTGCTGGGGGCGGCGGGTGGATTGATGGGTGGGGCGATGTCATCGGTGATGAAAGCCCCCGAAGCGCTTATTCAGGCCGGAACGCAGGCGATGGGCGCGGCCACGCAAAGTCTGTCGGGGTTGATGCAACCCGAGCTCGACGACATCGGTACTGAGGACCTGGGCTTAGACGATGCACCGCTGGACGACATGAGTGGGTTCGGCGGTGGTGGCGGAGGCGGCGGGATGACGTCGCCGGCCTCTGGCGGCGCACCTTCGACACCGCCTGTGATGCCATCCACGGGTCCCAACCCCACGCCGCCGACCTTGCCGACCGGCGGATCGTTGCCACCGCCGGTAAGTCCGACGATGGGCCCGGGCGGGAGCATGCCGATGGGCGGGATGCCGATGGGCGGGATGCCGATGGGCGGCGCGGGGCAGGGCGGTGCGGCCGATGACCGTAACGGAAAGCCCAAACAGGTTGTGGGCAAGGATCGTCCGCACACCGAATCGGTGACGGGCAAGGTGACCGCAGACAGGATCGCAGTGTCGTCGACCGCACCGGATCGCAAGGACGACGATCCGCCGTCCAACGACGATTCCCCGCAGCGGGGTAGCGCCCCGGTCATCCGCCGCATCACGACCGTCGCCCCGAAGGACGGTCCCTAG
- a CDS encoding ESX secretion-associated protein EspG: MALTTTVGGVWVLQALLGVESMPTALRLKPFIPSVHHELIVETTAGPVPIADTAEYLSLVQAGVISPGGAVDEPVRDWMTVLGRPERQAVLTIRRPSGQAVHNGETPTVEERVVVVCRYRRWLAMAARDGNDMVVDAVGETDDPAAQVDLMCQTLMPALGVAAPADIDGVNIPAELMQSTLEAAAPQGRDALVAAVSRLGLQPQQAEVLAAATRLDESAMAVAMVIDHGIAQHVHPRVVTVADTEYGRISITTSTSADGKQWMSVWPATAEAVREDLYGLLSVPRAAA, from the coding sequence ATGGCGCTGACGACGACAGTCGGGGGCGTGTGGGTGTTGCAGGCACTGCTTGGCGTGGAGTCGATGCCAACAGCGTTGCGACTCAAGCCTTTTATACCGTCGGTGCATCACGAGTTGATCGTTGAGACGACAGCCGGGCCCGTCCCGATCGCCGACACCGCGGAGTATCTGAGCCTGGTGCAGGCCGGGGTCATTTCCCCCGGCGGTGCCGTCGACGAACCGGTGCGCGACTGGATGACCGTGCTGGGCCGCCCCGAGCGGCAAGCGGTACTGACGATCCGCCGGCCCTCGGGCCAGGCCGTCCACAACGGCGAGACCCCCACAGTGGAGGAACGCGTGGTGGTGGTGTGCCGCTACCGCCGCTGGCTGGCGATGGCTGCCCGCGACGGCAACGACATGGTCGTGGATGCGGTCGGCGAAACCGATGACCCAGCGGCCCAGGTGGACTTGATGTGCCAAACCCTGATGCCAGCGCTAGGCGTCGCCGCACCCGCGGACATCGACGGGGTCAACATTCCCGCCGAACTGATGCAGTCGACGCTTGAAGCTGCTGCCCCGCAAGGCCGCGACGCGCTTGTTGCCGCGGTGAGCCGGCTGGGTCTGCAACCCCAGCAGGCCGAGGTACTCGCTGCCGCGACGCGCCTGGATGAGTCAGCGATGGCGGTGGCCATGGTCATCGACCACGGCATCGCCCAGCATGTGCATCCCCGGGTCGTGACGGTGGCCGACACCGAGTATGGGCGCATCAGCATCACCACCAGCACCTCAGCCGACGGTAAGCAGTGGATGAGCGTGTGGCCCGCTACGGCCGAGGCGGTGCGCGAGGACCTCTACGGACTGCTCTCGGTGCCGCGAGCCGCCGCTTAG
- a CDS encoding WXG100 family type VII secretion target: protein MDGMIKVNPGAIVDYNAALGTFSGELDNIASEAQNLLGGIAEYFTTDQASVTYAQAQQMIIDATNEGKEVIHRHGQAADQAGVDFVSQDGASANTFMV from the coding sequence ATGGACGGAATGATCAAGGTCAATCCCGGCGCGATCGTGGACTACAACGCCGCGCTGGGCACGTTCAGCGGCGAGCTGGACAACATCGCCTCCGAGGCGCAGAACCTGCTGGGCGGCATCGCCGAGTACTTCACCACCGATCAGGCGTCGGTCACCTACGCCCAGGCGCAGCAGATGATCATCGACGCCACCAACGAAGGCAAGGAAGTGATCCACCGCCACGGGCAGGCCGCCGACCAGGCGGGCGTGGACTTCGTCTCCCAGGACGGGGCCTCGGCGAACACGTTCATGGTCTGA
- a CDS encoding type VII secretion protein EccC → MTTQQFRRPGPIARPPATAGGKIAIDPPIPAPIPPPRSVWGIVLPIVLIVGVVGFIVAMFMSGMRSIAGGAGIFGIMMLVGMAGMLFRGRGAAQKMSWGELRQYRANYFARQDEVRDEIEVQRRAQFEHREHFHWEPTKLVAAVGTERMWERSPGSDEFAEVRVGVGKVKLAMTIEKPKIPEASQIEPATGHALRKFLLEQEYIDDMAKVIWLQRFAGVSFVGDMDRARSLLRAMVCQLAAFHSPADLQILVVSDAPSAWDWTKWLPHMQHQSKRDGCGERRLLFSSPAQLEEFFDEAELPRSEWTPPASGLHGTSSSALPFRVIIDDHCGTPEDWAGLTGSAGYAGTCFVRLAPSVPPPSPHDAFGTKSWIGFSPETTYRLVDGALRKRMAAEDLTAVSGVQHLSSDELDDAFYARADQMSVTAAERFARAMARFRASGGVTTVTDSGQQQRTLLDALGIRDPRHLDVDRLWSPRRSQGPEWMRFPVGLDESGQVVQLDLKEGSQQGMGMHSTFIGTTGAGKSEGIVTEVASMALTHSPEVANVVFFDFKLKSAAGVLEQFPHVVASVSNLGDERHLVGRMYEALEGELDRRGALCNAAGPDVVDLTVYNQRRLTDPSLPPVPVLWVIADEYQELLSDRDWGDKFRNLFWRIMRQGRAYHMFLQLVGQTVDTQKLRDIRKLMGFTVAARTGTEEDSREAIGSGIAAKIDEKGAEGTAFLRVAQRQPRQFRFFYSSADFVPQTGPQEDRPLEAGTWFEPRAFTAEEAADIDGLLAEPVERADTPAPVVEAASVNMIDAVISSLQATGVAPPRQLWLPPLGAPPAADDLVARLRGKPWDVDYGQNPGLVLPVALEDRPRQHRQDVCYLNMLESNALIVGAPRMGHTNAVMTMITAGALMYRPERVQFYCIAASGPQLAALNDLPHVAAVAALHDTEGVTRLLATVRGIVEERERLFASRGLDMEQVREAKFGPHPTDIGVAGGDVVLVIDGWGNFNDANPKWVDQVMSLMRAGNYGVRTVVTHTSYLSKINTVVKNLSTERIELRMTDERESELGRRDPTVNRGKEVPNKPGHGLSTAGFHVMIGEPVLANDPSGHVDARGVGAVVRRVAGVDKFTEVKRLPEMVPLPDVLARVNGGAQRDLVPFGLSESDLGPAYVDFAENPHAVVVGRAQSGRSAFLRTMMHSVMAHYSPDEATIVLIDPRRRHMGVVPEDTWLSRYAYTLSDIKKAAGELAELFDRRTPPPGTSPTEMLSRQFWTGRKIFVFADDVTSWNSAENPLAPLASYVETADQLGLHIIAAADLKLWSFQASGNSMLGRLAGALQPTIILDGRRENGPVISGIYAEPQRQGKGIYVHPGGTTDGVLVAWTPEPVRSIPGRHSTPMGQS, encoded by the coding sequence GTGACGACTCAACAGTTCAGGCGGCCCGGCCCGATTGCACGCCCGCCGGCGACGGCCGGCGGCAAGATCGCGATCGATCCGCCGATTCCGGCGCCCATCCCGCCGCCGCGCAGCGTGTGGGGAATTGTGCTGCCGATCGTGCTGATCGTCGGTGTGGTCGGTTTCATCGTCGCGATGTTCATGTCCGGGATGCGCAGCATCGCCGGGGGGGCCGGAATTTTCGGGATCATGATGCTGGTCGGCATGGCCGGCATGTTGTTCCGTGGGCGCGGGGCAGCGCAGAAGATGTCGTGGGGCGAACTGCGTCAGTATCGGGCCAATTACTTCGCCCGCCAGGACGAGGTGCGCGATGAGATCGAGGTGCAGCGCCGCGCCCAGTTCGAGCATCGCGAGCACTTTCATTGGGAGCCCACCAAGCTCGTGGCCGCGGTCGGTACTGAACGGATGTGGGAGCGTTCACCGGGTTCGGATGAGTTCGCTGAGGTCCGGGTCGGGGTCGGCAAGGTCAAGCTGGCGATGACGATCGAGAAGCCGAAGATTCCGGAGGCTTCGCAGATCGAGCCCGCCACTGGCCACGCGCTGCGCAAGTTCCTGCTGGAGCAGGAGTACATCGACGACATGGCCAAGGTGATTTGGCTGCAGCGTTTCGCTGGTGTCTCGTTTGTCGGGGACATGGACCGGGCCAGGTCGCTGCTGCGGGCGATGGTGTGTCAGCTGGCGGCGTTCCACAGCCCCGCCGATCTCCAGATCCTTGTGGTCAGCGATGCGCCGTCGGCGTGGGATTGGACGAAGTGGCTGCCGCATATGCAGCATCAGAGCAAGCGGGACGGCTGTGGTGAGCGGCGCTTGTTGTTTTCTTCTCCGGCCCAGCTGGAGGAGTTTTTCGACGAGGCGGAGCTGCCGCGTAGTGAATGGACCCCGCCGGCCAGTGGGTTGCACGGCACTTCGAGCAGCGCTCTGCCATTCCGGGTGATCATCGACGATCATTGCGGGACACCTGAGGACTGGGCCGGTCTGACCGGTAGCGCAGGGTATGCGGGCACTTGCTTTGTGCGGCTTGCTCCATCGGTGCCGCCGCCCTCACCGCACGATGCGTTCGGCACCAAGAGCTGGATCGGGTTCTCGCCGGAAACGACGTACCGCCTCGTCGATGGGGCGCTGCGCAAACGGATGGCCGCCGAGGACCTCACGGCGGTCAGCGGTGTGCAGCATCTGTCCTCCGACGAGCTCGACGACGCGTTCTACGCCAGGGCTGACCAGATGTCGGTGACCGCGGCCGAGCGGTTCGCTCGAGCGATGGCCCGCTTCCGCGCCTCGGGCGGGGTCACCACCGTCACCGATTCTGGTCAACAGCAGCGCACGTTGCTCGACGCGCTGGGGATTCGTGACCCTCGGCATCTGGACGTGGACCGCTTGTGGTCGCCGCGACGCAGCCAGGGTCCGGAGTGGATGCGTTTCCCGGTGGGGCTCGACGAAAGCGGCCAGGTCGTACAGCTGGACCTCAAAGAGGGCAGCCAGCAGGGCATGGGTATGCACTCGACGTTCATCGGCACCACCGGCGCGGGCAAGTCCGAGGGCATCGTCACCGAAGTCGCGTCCATGGCTTTGACCCATTCACCCGAGGTCGCCAATGTGGTGTTCTTCGACTTCAAGCTCAAGTCTGCTGCCGGTGTGCTCGAACAGTTCCCGCACGTCGTGGCCAGCGTGAGCAACCTCGGCGATGAGCGGCACCTGGTGGGGCGCATGTACGAGGCCCTGGAGGGCGAGCTTGATCGGCGCGGCGCACTGTGCAACGCCGCAGGGCCCGACGTGGTGGATCTAACGGTCTACAACCAGCGGCGGCTCACTGATCCGTCGCTGCCACCGGTGCCGGTGCTGTGGGTCATCGCCGACGAGTACCAGGAGCTGCTCAGCGACCGGGACTGGGGCGACAAGTTTCGCAACCTGTTTTGGCGGATTATGCGCCAGGGCCGCGCGTATCACATGTTCCTGCAATTGGTAGGTCAGACCGTTGATACGCAGAAGCTGCGCGACATCCGCAAGCTGATGGGTTTCACCGTCGCCGCCCGCACCGGTACGGAGGAAGATTCCCGCGAGGCGATCGGGTCGGGAATCGCGGCCAAGATCGACGAGAAGGGCGCCGAGGGAACTGCTTTCCTGCGGGTGGCGCAGCGTCAACCTCGCCAGTTCCGATTCTTCTATTCCTCGGCCGACTTTGTGCCTCAGACGGGCCCGCAGGAAGATCGCCCACTGGAGGCGGGCACCTGGTTCGAGCCGCGGGCTTTCACCGCCGAAGAGGCCGCAGACATCGATGGCCTACTGGCTGAGCCTGTCGAGCGCGCCGACACCCCCGCGCCGGTGGTCGAGGCCGCCAGCGTGAACATGATCGACGCGGTGATCAGCTCTCTTCAGGCGACCGGGGTCGCCCCACCGCGGCAGCTGTGGCTGCCCCCCTTGGGTGCTCCGCCGGCCGCCGACGACTTGGTGGCGCGGCTGCGCGGCAAGCCGTGGGATGTCGACTACGGCCAGAACCCAGGCCTGGTGCTGCCGGTGGCGTTGGAGGATCGCCCGCGCCAGCACCGCCAGGACGTGTGCTACCTGAACATGCTGGAAAGCAATGCGCTCATCGTCGGCGCCCCCCGCATGGGCCACACCAATGCGGTCATGACGATGATCACCGCGGGCGCGTTGATGTACCGCCCCGAGCGTGTGCAGTTCTACTGCATTGCAGCCAGCGGCCCGCAATTGGCCGCGCTGAACGACCTGCCGCACGTCGCCGCGGTGGCGGCTCTGCATGACACCGAGGGTGTTACCCGCCTGCTGGCCACCGTGCGTGGCATCGTCGAGGAGCGCGAACGGCTTTTCGCCAGCCGCGGTCTGGATATGGAGCAGGTGCGGGAGGCCAAGTTCGGCCCTCACCCGACCGATATCGGCGTCGCCGGCGGTGATGTGGTGCTGGTTATCGACGGCTGGGGCAACTTCAACGACGCCAACCCGAAATGGGTTGACCAGGTGATGTCGCTGATGCGCGCGGGCAACTACGGCGTGCGCACGGTCGTCACCCACACCAGCTATCTGTCAAAGATCAACACTGTGGTCAAGAACCTGTCCACGGAGCGCATCGAGTTGCGGATGACCGATGAGCGGGAATCGGAACTGGGCCGGCGAGATCCCACGGTGAACCGGGGCAAGGAGGTCCCGAACAAGCCCGGCCATGGCCTCAGCACCGCCGGATTCCACGTCATGATCGGCGAGCCGGTGCTGGCCAACGATCCGTCCGGTCACGTCGACGCGCGCGGCGTCGGCGCAGTGGTGCGCCGGGTGGCCGGGGTGGACAAGTTCACTGAGGTCAAACGCCTGCCCGAGATGGTGCCCCTGCCTGACGTCCTGGCGCGGGTCAATGGGGGTGCCCAACGCGACCTGGTTCCGTTTGGTCTGTCGGAGTCCGATCTGGGTCCGGCGTACGTCGACTTCGCCGAGAACCCCCACGCGGTGGTCGTGGGCCGCGCGCAGTCGGGACGCTCGGCGTTCTTGCGCACGATGATGCACAGCGTCATGGCCCACTACAGTCCCGACGAGGCCACCATTGTGTTGATCGATCCGCGCCGCCGCCACATGGGCGTGGTGCCGGAGGACACGTGGCTGTCGCGCTATGCCTACACCCTCAGCGACATCAAGAAGGCCGCGGGCGAGCTGGCCGAGCTGTTCGACAGGCGCACCCCACCGCCGGGCACCAGTCCCACCGAAATGCTCTCGCGCCAGTTTTGGACCGGCCGCAAGATCTTCGTGTTCGCCGATGACGTGACGTCCTGGAACTCAGCGGAGAACCCGCTGGCGCCGTTAGCAAGCTATGTCGAAACGGCCGACCAGTTGGGCCTGCACATCATCGCGGCGGCCGACCTCAAGCTGTGGAGCTTCCAAGCATCGGGCAACAGCATGCTCGGCCGACTGGCTGGCGCGCTGCAACCGACGATCATCCTCGACGGCCGCCGCGAAAACGGCCCGGTCATCAGCGGCATCTACGCCGAGCCGCAGCGTCAAGGTAAGGGCATCTACGTGCACCCCGGCGGCACCACCGATGGGGTGCTGGTGGCCTGGACACCCGAGCCGGTGCGTTCGATACCGGGTCGGCATTCCACCCCTATGGGGCAGAGCTAA
- the eccB gene encoding type VII secretion protein EccB has product MALNLTSRLQVTAHYFWNRRNAAALSHHGVRLEYDPEQRRSAALILGVMFTLLAMALMFMLSMCSPAGQVGKSAILADRDTGAVYVVVDGRLHPALNLMSARLIAGQANNPTFVKPVELEKYPQGPLVGIVGAPAAMPVRTASSSDWAVCDTAPTPTSTSSAASEPVVTAIAGRLSLGQRSAPLQMPDAILGRYADRTYVIWEGHRSEIDLSNKAVALALGVDSTAPDPIPLSRPLFDALPATDPLVSPAIPGGGERPRWNVADGAVIGSVLSVRDLGQPNAEETLYVLLRDGVQRISPFVASLLRSANSFGDVAPIQVAPDRLAPVPVVDNLPVSFYPATRLRLVNTAVDATTCLAWSKGSTDRAAEVTILSGQGLPIPLGAADNRLVRLPKGVRDPESVEADQVYISPGATNLVMTTSAAPSASSREVMWWISDQGVRYGIELSDETFTALGVSPDRSQQAPWPLIRAFAPGPALTRADAMVQHDTLAPVGGAEALPTRAPGS; this is encoded by the coding sequence ATGGCGCTGAATTTGACGTCGCGGCTGCAGGTTACCGCCCACTACTTCTGGAACCGCCGCAATGCGGCAGCCTTGAGCCATCACGGCGTCCGGCTCGAATACGATCCTGAGCAGCGACGTAGCGCTGCGCTCATTCTCGGGGTCATGTTCACGCTGCTGGCCATGGCGCTGATGTTCATGCTGTCGATGTGCTCACCCGCCGGACAAGTGGGCAAGTCGGCGATTCTGGCCGACCGCGATACCGGCGCGGTCTATGTGGTGGTTGACGGCCGCCTGCACCCGGCGCTGAACCTGATGAGTGCCCGGTTGATCGCCGGCCAGGCGAACAATCCGACGTTCGTCAAGCCCGTGGAATTGGAGAAGTACCCACAGGGACCCTTAGTGGGCATCGTGGGCGCTCCCGCAGCGATGCCCGTGCGCACGGCATCCTCGTCGGACTGGGCGGTGTGCGACACCGCCCCCACACCGACGTCGACGTCCTCGGCGGCCTCGGAGCCGGTGGTGACCGCGATCGCCGGGCGACTATCCCTCGGCCAGCGCTCGGCACCCTTGCAGATGCCCGACGCCATCCTTGGCCGTTACGCCGATCGGACCTACGTCATCTGGGAAGGGCATCGCTCCGAAATCGATTTGAGCAATAAGGCTGTCGCGTTGGCACTGGGCGTGGATTCCACAGCGCCGGACCCAATTCCCTTGTCCAGGCCGCTGTTTGACGCCCTTCCGGCGACCGATCCGTTGGTCAGCCCGGCGATTCCGGGGGGAGGGGAGCGCCCCCGCTGGAACGTGGCCGACGGCGCCGTGATCGGCTCGGTGCTCTCAGTGCGCGACTTGGGGCAGCCCAACGCTGAGGAGACGCTGTACGTGCTGTTGCGTGATGGTGTGCAAAGGATTTCGCCGTTCGTCGCCTCGCTGTTGCGATCGGCGAACTCGTTCGGCGACGTGGCTCCGATCCAGGTAGCCCCCGACAGGCTGGCTCCGGTGCCGGTGGTGGACAACTTGCCAGTGTCGTTCTATCCGGCCACTCGGCTGCGCCTGGTGAACACTGCTGTCGACGCGACGACCTGCTTGGCATGGTCCAAAGGGTCCACCGATCGCGCCGCCGAAGTCACGATCCTGTCCGGGCAGGGATTGCCGATCCCGCTCGGTGCGGCAGATAACCGCCTCGTTCGTCTACCCAAGGGCGTCCGCGATCCCGAATCCGTGGAGGCCGACCAGGTGTACATCAGCCCGGGCGCGACGAACCTGGTCATGACGACCAGCGCCGCACCCTCGGCCTCCTCGCGCGAAGTCATGTGGTGGATTTCTGATCAGGGGGTCCGCTACGGGATCGAACTCTCCGACGAGACGTTCACAGCGCTCGGGGTGTCTCCGGACAGGTCACAGCAGGCCCCGTGGCCACTGATCCGGGCGTTTGCGCCCGGGCCGGCGCTCACCCGCGCCGATGCCATGGTTCAACACGACACCCTCGCGCCGGTAGGCGGCGCGGAGGCGCTGCCCACCAGGGCCCCGGGAAGCTAG
- a CDS encoding DUF2694 family protein, with protein MTSDDALPLSEQAFLARTSDDAVLVRVAVKGSILGVQLEPKAMRDNMHELAQRIMACADVAYLQGQVALRQQMEHAKLDPVCYADFPTEGDLAAARERLRNL; from the coding sequence TTGACCAGCGATGATGCCCTGCCGCTGAGCGAGCAGGCGTTCCTCGCCAGGACCTCTGATGATGCGGTCCTGGTCAGGGTGGCGGTCAAGGGCTCCATCCTGGGTGTTCAACTCGAACCCAAAGCGATGCGCGACAACATGCACGAGTTAGCTCAGCGAATCATGGCGTGCGCCGACGTGGCGTATCTTCAGGGACAGGTGGCCCTGCGCCAGCAGATGGAGCACGCCAAGCTCGATCCGGTCTGCTACGCGGATTTCCCCACCGAGGGGGATCTGGCCGCTGCCCGCGAGCGACTGAGGAATCTGTAG
- a CDS encoding PPE domain-containing protein, translating to MPGFGDAALTPPQVNYYQLVTGDEAATAAACAAAHQATAAMLSAEIATMTTSTSSTAAVGWQGAGGAAMTMTAQAFAGVLGMAVAWFEEAVVQATAIVDAYHLAKTSMVPGPVSDQNLVDTDALVATNFIGQNSPAIAALVAEYERQWIQNATIMTSYQGVVTAALGVLATPPPFAPMAPNPAAALAALGDAGAQAGVQGALQASSQSMQQASTAAVPASEAVSAPADAMSAMGGPMGAMGQLSSVTGMLGQAPQMLGQAPQMLSQFAQMPMGMLGPLSSSMGGLGGAPSTAAGPLTGTPVASPGLASALSGGGGGGGIGAGGSGVVPSSSYTRPVGSFSTPNAPKLPGGFGGVPEPVATGPAPSGGAGTGGLYGAPASAMGRDGGGSATEQRQGRTMQVTLARSAGDRGDR from the coding sequence ATGCCGGGCTTCGGAGATGCAGCGCTCACTCCACCGCAGGTCAACTACTACCAGTTGGTCACTGGCGATGAGGCTGCCACGGCCGCGGCCTGCGCGGCGGCTCATCAGGCGACCGCGGCGATGCTATCCGCCGAGATTGCCACCATGACCACCAGCACCAGCAGCACGGCCGCGGTGGGATGGCAGGGCGCCGGTGGGGCTGCGATGACGATGACGGCGCAGGCGTTCGCGGGAGTTCTGGGCATGGCGGTGGCTTGGTTCGAGGAAGCTGTGGTGCAGGCGACCGCCATCGTGGATGCCTACCACTTGGCCAAGACCTCGATGGTGCCCGGACCGGTGTCGGATCAGAATCTCGTCGACACCGATGCGCTGGTGGCGACAAACTTCATCGGACAGAACAGCCCGGCGATCGCCGCCCTGGTCGCCGAGTACGAGCGGCAGTGGATTCAGAACGCCACAATCATGACCAGTTACCAAGGTGTGGTCACCGCAGCGCTGGGCGTGCTGGCCACGCCTCCGCCGTTCGCGCCGATGGCACCGAATCCGGCCGCAGCGCTGGCCGCCTTGGGCGACGCCGGGGCGCAGGCCGGTGTCCAGGGCGCGTTGCAGGCCAGCTCGCAGAGCATGCAGCAGGCCAGCACCGCGGCGGTGCCGGCGAGTGAAGCGGTCTCTGCCCCCGCCGATGCGATGTCAGCGATGGGCGGGCCGATGGGCGCGATGGGACAGCTGTCGTCAGTGACCGGCATGCTGGGCCAAGCTCCGCAGATGCTGGGTCAGGCGCCGCAGATGCTCAGTCAGTTCGCCCAGATGCCGATGGGCATGCTGGGCCCCTTGTCGTCGAGCATGGGCGGCCTCGGCGGTGCCCCCTCAACCGCGGCGGGTCCGCTCACCGGCACGCCGGTAGCTTCGCCCGGGCTGGCCAGTGCACTCAGCGGCGGTGGCGGCGGTGGCGGCATCGGAGCCGGCGGCAGTGGGGTCGTCCCGAGCAGTTCCTACACCCGCCCAGTGGGCAGTTTCAGCACGCCCAACGCACCCAAGCTACCGGGCGGATTTGGGGGCGTGCCCGAACCGGTGGCCACCGGTCCCGCACCGTCGGGAGGTGCAGGCACGGGCGGGCTATACGGCGCTCCGGCCTCGGCGATGGGGCGAGACGGCGGCGGGTCGGCGACCGAGCAGCGCCAAGGACGGACGATGCAGGTCACGCTTGCCCGATCGGCTGGTGACAGGGGGGACAGGTAA